A stretch of the Haloplanus aerogenes genome encodes the following:
- a CDS encoding enoyl-CoA hydratase/isomerase family protein gives MSWNTVTLDVADGVARLTVDRPDALNAMNTETLDEIGDAIAEAESEDARVLVLTGAGDKAFIAGADIEYMKEFSTPEALAYAERGQDIVRDLLSFPGVTIAAINGYAFGGGCEFALACDLRVASERAVIGQTEIDLGIIPGWGGTQLLQRLVPDETARRLIFFGERLDASDAHERGLIGEVVAHDELYDHVDEMAAELAAKPRHALYAAKEALNAFHEGGVETGLNVERRAWSGLFGTPDQREGMSAFVEKRDPDFE, from the coding sequence GTGTCCTGGAACACCGTTACGCTCGACGTTGCCGACGGGGTCGCCCGCCTCACGGTCGACCGCCCCGACGCGTTGAACGCCATGAACACCGAGACGCTCGACGAAATCGGCGACGCCATCGCCGAAGCCGAAAGCGAGGACGCGCGCGTTCTCGTCCTCACGGGGGCCGGCGACAAGGCGTTCATCGCCGGCGCCGACATCGAATACATGAAGGAGTTCTCCACGCCCGAAGCGCTCGCCTACGCCGAACGCGGGCAGGATATCGTCCGCGACCTGCTCTCCTTCCCCGGCGTCACCATCGCCGCCATCAACGGCTACGCCTTCGGCGGAGGCTGTGAGTTCGCCCTCGCCTGCGACCTGCGGGTGGCGAGCGAACGCGCCGTCATCGGGCAGACCGAAATCGACCTCGGGATCATCCCCGGCTGGGGCGGGACGCAGCTCCTCCAGCGACTCGTTCCCGACGAGACGGCGCGCCGGCTGATCTTCTTCGGCGAACGCCTCGACGCGAGCGACGCCCACGAACGGGGACTGATCGGTGAGGTGGTCGCCCACGACGAACTCTACGACCACGTCGACGAGATGGCGGCCGAGTTGGCGGCCAAACCCCGCCACGCCCTCTACGCCGCGAAGGAGGCGCTCAACGCCTTCCACGAGGGCGGCGTCGAGACGGGCCTGAACGTGGAGCGGCGGGCCTGGAGCGGGCTGTTCGGCACGCCGGATCAGCGCGAAGG
- a CDS encoding efflux RND transporter permease subunit, which translates to MNYQWLIDRVDHYIVDYSRTVVIVFLLATVVFSGGLGSIETESGQQQFIEDLPSFQALEDVQRDFGATFSQVSTTTTLVQSDQNVLSKPALLDMLRTQEQVAESDPLRVEDTSSAAQTVALTLDPDATTTEEQIRAVERATPGEIDRAVRRAADRRESFRSQLSTDFNRRSASASATEATVTHRAGPGAGSEGGPGGASEFPANKKERIDRIVRAETSGSTIRVLGTAPDTTTTTLTVVLPIALVLIVIMLAVAYRDLVDLLIGLAGIIMTLIWTFGFIGLVGIPFAVLLIAVPPILIAVGIDFGIHAINRYREERVKGTGVSESMRLTTDQVSVAFFIVMGTSAIGFLSNVISAFPPTRDFGVTAAAGIVFTFLIFGIFVPATKVSVDRLRETYPIPTITQTPFGSESSPLGRALSGGVTIAERAPTLFVLLVVLSTAGAGVYATGVETGFSPDDFQPAAETPEYLQYLPEPIRPPAEFEYVKIDNFRDENFEQEGQVLMYVEGPMRQDTALERLHQAGNDPPPTFVREGWHAESRSIVTLIRSHARNDSEFQRVVERNDRNDNGIPDDDLPQVYAALEESAGEDRVAELLSEERRSALVVYTVDGDEADDAITDDAYRVAGDLRYRAQPTGNSVIFDEALALVLETVIQSLVLTLVGASLFLILIYWIVEGRPSLGIANVIPILVTVVALVASMRLFGIKFNAINGTILAIAVGLGIDYSVHVVHRFVDEYAERDLYPALRRTVVGTGGALTGSMLTTVFGVGVLALALNPAVGVFGILIALSVLYAYLTSIIILPSILVLWARFVDENEERNTDMGDARTAGR; encoded by the coding sequence ATGAACTATCAGTGGCTGATCGACCGCGTCGACCACTACATCGTCGACTATTCGCGTACGGTCGTCATCGTCTTCCTGCTCGCGACGGTCGTGTTCAGTGGTGGACTCGGCAGTATCGAGACCGAGAGCGGCCAGCAACAGTTTATTGAGGATTTGCCCTCCTTTCAGGCGTTAGAGGACGTACAACGGGATTTCGGTGCGACGTTCTCGCAGGTCAGCACGACCACGACGCTCGTCCAGAGCGACCAGAACGTCCTCTCGAAGCCCGCACTGCTCGATATGCTCCGCACGCAGGAGCAAGTCGCCGAGAGCGATCCATTACGGGTCGAAGATACGTCGAGTGCGGCCCAGACGGTCGCGCTGACCCTCGATCCGGACGCGACGACGACCGAGGAGCAGATCAGGGCGGTCGAGCGAGCGACGCCGGGCGAAATCGACCGTGCGGTGCGCCGTGCCGCCGACCGACGGGAGAGCTTTCGCTCGCAACTGAGTACGGATTTCAACCGGCGGTCGGCGTCCGCGTCGGCCACGGAGGCGACGGTCACGCATCGCGCCGGACCGGGTGCTGGCAGCGAGGGTGGCCCCGGCGGGGCGTCGGAGTTCCCCGCGAACAAGAAAGAGCGGATCGACCGGATCGTCCGGGCCGAGACGAGCGGATCGACTATCCGCGTCCTCGGGACGGCGCCGGACACGACGACCACGACGCTGACTGTCGTGTTGCCCATCGCGCTCGTCCTGATCGTCATCATGCTGGCCGTCGCGTACCGTGACCTCGTCGACCTCCTGATCGGCCTCGCCGGGATCATTATGACGCTGATCTGGACGTTCGGATTCATCGGCCTCGTCGGCATCCCCTTTGCCGTCCTGCTGATCGCCGTGCCGCCCATCCTCATCGCGGTGGGCATCGACTTCGGTATCCACGCGATCAACCGCTATCGGGAGGAGCGCGTCAAGGGAACGGGTGTCTCGGAGTCGATGCGGCTGACGACCGATCAGGTGAGCGTCGCCTTCTTCATCGTGATGGGCACGTCCGCCATCGGCTTCTTGTCGAACGTGATCAGCGCCTTCCCGCCGACGCGCGATTTCGGCGTCACCGCGGCGGCTGGTATCGTGTTCACGTTCCTCATTTTCGGCATCTTCGTCCCGGCGACGAAGGTGTCCGTGGATCGGCTCCGGGAGACGTATCCGATTCCGACGATCACGCAGACGCCGTTCGGGTCGGAGTCGTCGCCGCTGGGGCGGGCGCTCAGCGGCGGCGTCACCATCGCGGAACGGGCGCCCACGCTGTTCGTCCTCCTCGTCGTCCTCTCGACGGCCGGCGCCGGCGTCTACGCGACCGGCGTCGAGACCGGCTTCAGTCCGGACGACTTCCAGCCCGCCGCCGAGACGCCCGAGTATCTCCAGTATCTCCCCGAGCCGATCCGCCCGCCGGCGGAGTTCGAGTACGTGAAAATCGACAATTTCCGGGACGAGAACTTCGAGCAGGAGGGGCAGGTGTTGATGTACGTCGAGGGACCGATGCGACAGGACACGGCGCTCGAACGGCTCCACCAGGCAGGGAACGACCCTCCACCGACGTTCGTGCGCGAGGGATGGCACGCCGAGTCACGGAGCATCGTGACGCTGATTCGGTCGCACGCGCGGAACGACTCGGAGTTCCAGCGCGTCGTCGAGCGCAACGACCGCAACGACAACGGCATCCCCGACGACGACCTGCCGCAGGTGTACGCGGCGCTGGAGGAGTCGGCCGGTGAGGATCGGGTCGCCGAACTCCTGAGCGAGGAGCGACGGAGCGCGCTCGTCGTCTACACGGTCGACGGCGACGAAGCGGACGACGCGATCACCGACGACGCGTACCGCGTGGCGGGCGACCTGCGATACCGCGCCCAGCCGACGGGGAACTCCGTCATCTTCGACGAGGCGCTGGCGCTCGTGCTGGAGACGGTGATCCAGAGCCTCGTCCTGACGCTCGTCGGCGCGTCGCTGTTCCTGATCCTGATCTACTGGATCGTCGAGGGCCGGCCTTCGCTCGGCATCGCCAACGTTATCCCGATTCTCGTCACCGTCGTCGCGCTCGTCGCGTCGATGCGGCTCTTCGGGATCAAGTTCAACGCGATCAACGGGACGATTCTCGCTATCGCGGTCGGTCTCGGCATCGACTACTCGGTCCACGTCGTCCACCGGTTCGTCGACGAGTACGCGGAGCGGGACCTGTACCCCGCCCTGCGACGGACGGTCGTCGGGACCGGCGGAGCGCTGACCGGGAGCATGCTGACGACGGTGTTCGGCGTCGGCGTCCTCGCGCTCGCGCTCAACCCCGCCGTCGGCGTCTTCGGTATCCTGATCGCCCTCAGCGTGCTGTACGCGTACCTCACCTCGATCATCATCCTCCCGTCGATACTCGTGCTCTGGGCGCGGTTCGTCGACGAGAATGAGGAACGGAACACCGATATGGGGGACGCCCGAACCGCCGGCCGATGA
- a CDS encoding DUF5797 family protein, whose protein sequence is MTLSAAERERLADVVRLQPTKNKELQERWGMESGSEVHSYLEEHLSDYYYRNENSYICATPEAAELTGVDPGVEGDEDGVEVIRVPELEAQVFEVVAGPDERSESVVSVLQKVREAFDADPEVDDVREALQSLRRKGVVEVEYRTVPTFRLAVERDDVTVEVV, encoded by the coding sequence ATGACACTGTCGGCAGCGGAACGCGAGCGGCTGGCGGACGTGGTCCGCCTCCAGCCGACGAAGAACAAGGAACTTCAGGAGCGGTGGGGGATGGAGAGCGGCAGCGAGGTCCACAGCTATCTGGAGGAGCACCTGAGCGACTACTACTACCGCAACGAGAACAGCTACATCTGCGCGACGCCGGAGGCGGCCGAACTCACCGGCGTCGATCCCGGCGTCGAGGGCGACGAAGATGGGGTGGAGGTCATCCGCGTCCCCGAACTGGAGGCGCAGGTGTTCGAAGTGGTGGCAGGCCCCGACGAACGCTCCGAGAGCGTCGTGAGCGTCCTCCAGAAGGTCCGCGAGGCGTTCGACGCCGACCCCGAGGTGGACGACGTGCGGGAAGCGCTCCAGAGCCTCCGGCGCAAGGGCGTCGTCGAGGTGGAGTACCGCACGGTCCCGACGTTCAGACTCGCGGTCGAGCGCGACGACGTGACGGTCGAAGTCGTCTAG
- a CDS encoding DUF5787 family protein, with protein MSYPGDAEFGFELVTCRWAEHAWPPDRDADAIPVVARQLGTQRRRWDTVVVEADPTALAARAAFGNRALDSDLLHVVRNAPAEWAWYRDALPHPGYPWRYVRAAIHRADARGVVETRRDGNRIEIRQIAPYPDWVRRIVAIENKPDLDASAARALADQLEHDVATALADEVWVATAATGATVEPALLEDLPVEAGVLALDFDGDPEATVAWHPATLDPTADTSLSASEKADKRLEIAERAYGDGWRSYVETMRPDCRWFELRERAGAFVPWCAAKERHPTAAECSGSCPEFQPEPPAWRTKGWPIEGGPGKGIQRLLADRRRRRR; from the coding sequence ATGAGCTATCCCGGCGACGCCGAGTTCGGCTTCGAACTCGTCACCTGCCGGTGGGCCGAACACGCGTGGCCACCCGACCGCGACGCCGACGCTATCCCCGTCGTCGCCCGGCAACTCGGTACTCAGCGGCGGCGCTGGGACACCGTCGTCGTCGAGGCCGATCCCACCGCCCTCGCTGCCCGCGCCGCCTTCGGTAACCGAGCGCTCGACTCCGACCTCCTCCACGTCGTCCGCAACGCACCCGCCGAGTGGGCGTGGTACCGCGACGCGCTCCCGCACCCCGGCTATCCGTGGCGGTACGTCCGCGCGGCGATTCATCGCGCCGACGCTCGCGGCGTCGTCGAGACGCGCCGGGACGGGAATCGAATCGAGATTCGGCAGATTGCGCCGTACCCCGACTGGGTGCGCCGGATCGTCGCCATCGAGAACAAACCCGATCTGGACGCCAGCGCGGCGCGAGCGCTCGCGGACCAACTCGAACACGACGTGGCGACGGCGCTGGCCGACGAGGTGTGGGTCGCCACCGCCGCCACGGGCGCGACGGTCGAACCTGCCCTGCTGGAAGACCTGCCGGTCGAGGCGGGGGTGTTAGCGCTGGATTTCGACGGTGACCCCGAGGCGACCGTCGCGTGGCACCCCGCGACGCTCGATCCGACGGCCGACACGTCCCTCTCCGCGAGCGAGAAGGCCGACAAACGCCTCGAAATCGCGGAGCGGGCCTACGGCGACGGCTGGCGATCCTACGTCGAGACGATGCGCCCCGACTGCCGGTGGTTCGAACTCCGCGAGCGTGCCGGCGCGTTCGTCCCGTGGTGTGCCGCGAAGGAGCGCCACCCAACGGCCGCCGAGTGTTCGGGGTCGTGTCCCGAATTCCAGCCCGAACCACCCGCGTGGCGCACGAAGGGGTGGCCCATCGAGGGCGGACCCGGAAAAGGGATTCAGCGATTGCTGGCTGATCGACGGCGGCGACGGCGCTAG
- a CDS encoding bis(5'-nucleosyl)-tetraphosphatase, whose amino-acid sequence MTVEATSAGAILFRDTRGHREYLLLKSRPGDWEFPKGGVEGDEELQQTAIREVSEEAGIEDFRLIDGFREEYDYVFEAGGNTIHKTVHLFIARSFEASAELSNEHRDLQWRDYEQAINTITQDGPREILEQAHDYLDELATEADAGEERTYLG is encoded by the coding sequence ATGACGGTCGAAGCGACCAGTGCTGGAGCCATCCTCTTCCGCGACACCCGCGGCCACCGGGAGTATCTCCTCCTGAAGAGCCGTCCCGGGGACTGGGAGTTCCCGAAAGGCGGGGTCGAAGGCGACGAGGAGCTTCAGCAGACTGCGATCAGAGAAGTGAGCGAAGAGGCTGGCATCGAGGATTTCCGTCTCATCGACGGCTTCCGCGAGGAGTACGACTACGTCTTCGAAGCCGGCGGCAACACCATCCACAAGACGGTCCACCTGTTCATCGCCCGGTCGTTCGAGGCGAGCGCCGAACTCTCGAACGAACACCGCGACCTCCAGTGGCGCGACTACGAGCAGGCGATCAACACGATTACGCAGGACGGTCCCCGCGAAATCCTCGAACAGGCCCACGACTATCTCGACGAACTCGCCACCGAGGCCGACGCCGGCGAGGAGCGGACCTATCTCGGCTAG
- a CDS encoding uS10/mL48 family ribosomal protein — translation MAFVTKLSFQSGDRDALESLVTDIKRMVERKGAECKGPHSAPPERLTVPQYRTLAPGDQFPAWDYTTYTRRMEIHGNDEVARRVGHMDFPDHVHVEIEVDRKKPMGHRKD, via the coding sequence ATGGCCTTCGTCACCAAACTCAGCTTCCAGAGCGGCGACCGGGACGCCCTGGAATCACTCGTGACAGATATCAAACGGATGGTGGAACGCAAGGGCGCCGAGTGCAAGGGTCCTCACTCCGCGCCGCCGGAACGACTCACCGTCCCGCAGTATCGCACGCTCGCACCCGGCGATCAGTTCCCCGCGTGGGACTACACCACCTACACCCGCCGCATGGAGATTCACGGCAACGACGAAGTCGCGCGACGCGTCGGCCACATGGACTTCCCCGACCACGTCCACGTCGAAATCGAGGTGGACCGGAAGAAGCCGATGGGGCACCGGAAGGACTAG
- a CDS encoding amidohydrolase, translating to MSTTDDLIDLRRDLHRHPEPAWREFYTTARLVDELETRPLDELYVGPEVLAEERRGVPDDDELDDWARRAVDAGAREDVVDRLAGGYTGLVAVLRRGEGPTVGLRVDIDALPITEADDGDHEPAREGFRSENEGFMHACGHDAHATVGVGVIDAIAESDFSGTLKVFFQPSEEIVSGGEPMAEGGHLDDVEYFLALHVGLDHPTGEVVAGVDGFLAQQHFRADFSGASAHAGGHPERGRNAVQAMATAIQNLYSIPRHDEGATRVNAGLVGGGTASNIVPEDAFIEGEVRGETTELRDYMDDHAQRILQSAAEMHDCEVEVEYGGRAPGGESDDELAGIVAEVAGETAGVDSILDSDDLGGSEDATYLMQHVQDRGGLASFVCVGTDHPGGHHSPTFDVDEETIRIAIDVFSGTIERLGREAV from the coding sequence ATGAGCACGACCGACGACCTGATCGACCTGCGACGCGACCTCCACCGCCACCCCGAACCCGCGTGGCGGGAGTTCTACACCACCGCCCGCCTCGTCGACGAACTGGAGACGCGACCACTCGACGAACTCTACGTCGGGCCCGAAGTACTGGCCGAGGAGCGCCGGGGCGTCCCCGACGACGACGAACTCGACGACTGGGCACGGCGAGCGGTCGACGCCGGTGCCCGCGAGGACGTGGTCGACCGACTGGCGGGCGGCTACACCGGCCTCGTCGCCGTCCTCCGGAGGGGTGAGGGGCCGACCGTCGGCCTCCGGGTCGACATCGACGCTCTCCCGATCACCGAGGCCGACGACGGGGATCACGAACCCGCACGCGAGGGCTTCCGCTCCGAGAACGAGGGCTTCATGCACGCCTGCGGCCACGACGCCCACGCCACCGTCGGCGTCGGCGTCATCGACGCCATCGCCGAGAGCGACTTCTCGGGCACGCTCAAAGTGTTCTTCCAGCCGAGCGAGGAGATCGTCTCGGGCGGCGAACCGATGGCCGAAGGGGGCCATCTGGACGACGTGGAGTACTTCCTCGCGCTCCACGTCGGCCTCGACCATCCCACCGGCGAGGTGGTGGCGGGCGTCGACGGCTTCCTCGCACAGCAGCACTTCCGCGCCGACTTTTCGGGCGCCTCCGCCCACGCCGGCGGCCACCCCGAACGCGGCCGCAACGCGGTGCAGGCGATGGCGACGGCCATCCAGAACCTCTACTCCATTCCGCGGCACGACGAGGGTGCCACCCGCGTGAACGCCGGCCTCGTCGGCGGCGGCACCGCCTCGAACATCGTCCCCGAGGACGCCTTCATCGAGGGCGAGGTGCGCGGCGAGACGACCGAGTTGCGGGACTACATGGACGATCACGCCCAGCGTATCCTCCAGTCGGCCGCGGAGATGCACGACTGCGAGGTCGAGGTGGAGTACGGGGGCCGCGCGCCGGGCGGCGAGAGCGACGACGAACTCGCCGGCATCGTCGCGGAGGTGGCTGGCGAGACGGCTGGCGTCGACTCCATCCTCGACAGCGACGACCTCGGCGGGAGCGAGGACGCCACCTACCTCATGCAACACGTCCAAGATCGGGGCGGCCTCGCCTCGTTCGTCTGCGTGGGCACCGACCATCCCGGCGGCCACCACTCGCCCACGTTCGACGTGGACGAGGAGACGATTCGCATCGCTATCGACGTGTTCAGCGGGACGATCGAACGGTTGGGGCGGGAGGCGGTGTGA